One window of the Eucalyptus grandis isolate ANBG69807.140 chromosome 8, ASM1654582v1, whole genome shotgun sequence genome contains the following:
- the LOC104456038 gene encoding beta-glucosidase 18 isoform X2 yields the protein MEDVESMEDLGVNSYRFSISWSRVLPQGRYGETNPDGINFYNNLIDALLQKGIEPFVTLNHYEHPQVLEDRYGSWLSSEIQLDFAHFAEVCFEAFGDRVKYWTTINEPNMFTYYAYFEGTYPPGHCSYPVGNCSTGDSFMEPYIATHNVVLSHAAAVEIYRNKYQAKQGGMIGIVISAPYYVPLTNTPADKLAAERALAFQIAWFLDPIMYGDYPPEMHQIIGARLPVFSAEERKKLSNKLDFIGINQYTAAYAKDCMFSPCTSAYSLGESMVYVTGEKDGTLIGDTTAVSYFYVVPSALEMAVMYVKERYNNTPMFITENGYAQSNAPIADSLNDTKRVEYFKSYLSALVNAMRKGADVRGYFIWSLLDNFEWLDGYTIRFGLYHVDFDTLKRTPRQSAKWYKNFLADSNSTTESKRHKYRHNMFMPL from the exons atg GAAGATGTGGAGTCGATGGAGGACCTTGGAGTGAATTCATACAGATTTTCCATATCTTGGTCTAGAGTCCTCCCCC AAGGAAGATATGGTGAGACAAACCCCGATGGTATTAATTTCTATAACAACCTCATTGATGCCCTTTTGCAGAAAG GTATCGAGCCATTTGTTACCCTGAATCACTATGAACATCCTCAAGTTCTCGAAGATCGCTACGGCTCTTGGCTGAGTTCCGAAATACA GCTAGATTTCGCACACTTTGCAGAGGTCTGCTTTGAAGCGTTTGGTGACAGAGTAAAGTATTGGACGACGATTAATGAGCCGAATATGTTCACATACTATGCTTATTTCGAGGGTACATACCCTCCGGGCCATTGTTCTTATCCGGTAGGCAATTGCTCTACCGGAGACTCGTTCATGGAACCCTACATTGCCACTCATAACGTAGTGTTGTCTCATGCGGCTGCAGTCGAAATATACAGAAATAAGTATCAG GCAAAACAAGGAGGTATGATAGGGATTGTAATATCTGCGCCGTATTACGTGCCCCTCACCAACACTCCAGCTGACAAACTGGCGGCCGAACGGGCTTTAGCTTTCCAGATTGCATG GTTCCTCGACCCCATCATGTATGGTGATTACCCTCCTGAGATGCATCAGATTATTGGCGCAAGACTGCCTGTATTTTCAgcagaagaaaggaagaagctGTCGAATAAATTGGATTTTATTGGAATAAACCAATACACAGCTGCTTATGCTAAGGATTGTATGTTCTCTCCTTGCACTTCTGCTTATTCTCTTGGGGAATCGATGGTTTATGTCACCGGAGAAAAAGACGGGACTCTTATCGGAGACACG ACTGCAGTGTCCTATTTTTACGTTGTTCCAAGTGCGTTGGAGATGGCTGTGATGTACGTCAAGGAAAGATACAACAACACCCCTATGTTCATCACGGAAAATG GATATGCTCAATCGAATGCTCCCATTGCCGATTCACTTAACGACACGAAAAGGGTCGAGTACTTTAAGAGCTACCTGTCGGCTCTAGTCAATGCAATGAG AAAAGGAGCCGACGTGCGAGGATACTTCATATGGTCCCTACTGGACAACTTCGAATGGCTGGATGGCTACACGATCCGTTTCGGGCTCTACCACGTCGACTTCGACACGCTGAAGAGGACGCCGAGGCAATCGGCCAAGTGGTACAAGAATTTCCTCGCGGATTCGAATTCGACAACAGAGTCAAAGCGACACAAGTATCGGCACAACATGTTCATGCCGCTCTGA
- the LOC120286926 gene encoding histidine kinase CKI1-like produces MRNIDQRAITDGKLDPRDIVMSKPFHGTRLFQVIRLLPEFGGSVLRTLNEQAEERLIQHVEVTKLVAQEPGNTSNEKPLRGKKVLVADDGNVMRKLAVAHLSNLGATIHLCENGQEAVESFRRGLSEQRQRGAYDVRPYDYILMDCEMPIMDGYEAARLIREEEKHYGVRTPIIALTAHSSASEVEKIFKAGMDFHMRKPMNAVCLMKAINQIDSR; encoded by the exons ATGAGGAATATCGACCAAAGGGCCATTACAGACGGCAAGTTAGATCCCCGTGACATTGTCATGTCAAAGCCCTTTCACGGGACCCGTCTGTTTCAAGTGATAAGGCTTCTTCCGGAGTTCGGGGGTTCTGTATTAAGAACGTTGAATGAGCAGGCGGAGGAGAGATTGATTCAGCATGTGGAAGTGACTAAACTTGTAGCGCAAGAACCTGGAAACACTAGCAATGAGAAGCCTTTGAGAGGAAAGAAAGTGCTGGTTGCCGATGACGGCAATGTAATGCGAAAGCTGGCTGTAGCTCATCTTTCAAATCTTGGTGCGACCATCCATCTCTGTGAAAACGGGCAAGAAGCTGTTGAATCGTTTCGCAGGGGGCTTAGCGAGCAGAGGCAACGAGGAGCTTATGATGTTCGTCCTTATGATTATATATTGATGGACTGCGAG ATGCCGATAATGGATGGTTATGAAGCAGCAAGACTGATTAGAGAGGAGGAAAAGCATTATGGCGTCCGCACACCGATCATAGCATTGACGGCTCATTCCTCAGCCTCCGAAGTGGAGAAGATATTCAAGGCCGGGATGGATTTCCACATGCGAAAGCCCATGAACGCCGTCTGCCTGATGAAAGCCATCAATCAAATTGACAGCAGATGA
- the LOC104456038 gene encoding beta-glucosidase 18 isoform X1 has product MRERAVKASACVSFVLLCLLVGCHGVDRSQFPPSFLFGTTTSSFQIEGAYLTGNKSLSNWDVYTHIPGKVEDGSNADVADDHYHLFMEDVESMEDLGVNSYRFSISWSRVLPQGRYGETNPDGINFYNNLIDALLQKGIEPFVTLNHYEHPQVLEDRYGSWLSSEIQLDFAHFAEVCFEAFGDRVKYWTTINEPNMFTYYAYFEGTYPPGHCSYPVGNCSTGDSFMEPYIATHNVVLSHAAAVEIYRNKYQAKQGGMIGIVISAPYYVPLTNTPADKLAAERALAFQIAWFLDPIMYGDYPPEMHQIIGARLPVFSAEERKKLSNKLDFIGINQYTAAYAKDCMFSPCTSAYSLGESMVYVTGEKDGTLIGDTTAVSYFYVVPSALEMAVMYVKERYNNTPMFITENGYAQSNAPIADSLNDTKRVEYFKSYLSALVNAMRKGADVRGYFIWSLLDNFEWLDGYTIRFGLYHVDFDTLKRTPRQSAKWYKNFLADSNSTTESKRHKYRHNMFMPL; this is encoded by the exons ATGAGGGAAAGAGCAGTCAAAGCTTCCGCCTGCGTTTCCTTCGTCCTTCTCTGTTTGCTTGTGGGTTGCCATGGCGTCGACAGAAGCCAGTTCCCTCCATCATTCTTGTTCGGAACCACCACCTCTTCTTTTCAG ATTGAAGGAGCCTACTTGACCGGAAATAAAAGTTTGAGCAATTGGGATGTATACACACACATCCCAG GGAAGGTAGAAGATGGAAGCAATGCCGATGTAGCCGATGATCAttatcacctattcatg GAAGATGTGGAGTCGATGGAGGACCTTGGAGTGAATTCATACAGATTTTCCATATCTTGGTCTAGAGTCCTCCCCC AAGGAAGATATGGTGAGACAAACCCCGATGGTATTAATTTCTATAACAACCTCATTGATGCCCTTTTGCAGAAAG GTATCGAGCCATTTGTTACCCTGAATCACTATGAACATCCTCAAGTTCTCGAAGATCGCTACGGCTCTTGGCTGAGTTCCGAAATACA GCTAGATTTCGCACACTTTGCAGAGGTCTGCTTTGAAGCGTTTGGTGACAGAGTAAAGTATTGGACGACGATTAATGAGCCGAATATGTTCACATACTATGCTTATTTCGAGGGTACATACCCTCCGGGCCATTGTTCTTATCCGGTAGGCAATTGCTCTACCGGAGACTCGTTCATGGAACCCTACATTGCCACTCATAACGTAGTGTTGTCTCATGCGGCTGCAGTCGAAATATACAGAAATAAGTATCAG GCAAAACAAGGAGGTATGATAGGGATTGTAATATCTGCGCCGTATTACGTGCCCCTCACCAACACTCCAGCTGACAAACTGGCGGCCGAACGGGCTTTAGCTTTCCAGATTGCATG GTTCCTCGACCCCATCATGTATGGTGATTACCCTCCTGAGATGCATCAGATTATTGGCGCAAGACTGCCTGTATTTTCAgcagaagaaaggaagaagctGTCGAATAAATTGGATTTTATTGGAATAAACCAATACACAGCTGCTTATGCTAAGGATTGTATGTTCTCTCCTTGCACTTCTGCTTATTCTCTTGGGGAATCGATGGTTTATGTCACCGGAGAAAAAGACGGGACTCTTATCGGAGACACG ACTGCAGTGTCCTATTTTTACGTTGTTCCAAGTGCGTTGGAGATGGCTGTGATGTACGTCAAGGAAAGATACAACAACACCCCTATGTTCATCACGGAAAATG GATATGCTCAATCGAATGCTCCCATTGCCGATTCACTTAACGACACGAAAAGGGTCGAGTACTTTAAGAGCTACCTGTCGGCTCTAGTCAATGCAATGAG AAAAGGAGCCGACGTGCGAGGATACTTCATATGGTCCCTACTGGACAACTTCGAATGGCTGGATGGCTACACGATCCGTTTCGGGCTCTACCACGTCGACTTCGACACGCTGAAGAGGACGCCGAGGCAATCGGCCAAGTGGTACAAGAATTTCCTCGCGGATTCGAATTCGACAACAGAGTCAAAGCGACACAAGTATCGGCACAACATGTTCATGCCGCTCTGA